The Tautonia rosea genome contains a region encoding:
- a CDS encoding DUF6268 family outer membrane beta-barrel protein, protein MYQDIGEFGGPDSAPNDPPAPEGIPREFGPPPPPRLAFDSWWIGPSQIGGSQAELSMSFLSVGGGKRFKLGKWSLLSVRPQFQTLFLGGPPKPGPDLPEQVYALTTDFQLEQPLSRKFSITIGATPGLYTDWENLSGEAVRVPARLFGSYIYSPKLILIGGVVYTAQPEIPIIPAAGLIWKPSETWRVDLIAPRPRIVYRWSEQLQLYGQFAFDSSTYAIQSAGRNDLLEYRDFRVAMGAEWTTTQKMRLFGEVGAAFARDLDLMFQRGNTVDPGIYLRAGFRF, encoded by the coding sequence TTGTACCAGGACATTGGCGAATTTGGCGGCCCGGACTCCGCGCCCAACGATCCGCCGGCTCCCGAAGGGATTCCTCGGGAGTTTGGGCCCCCGCCGCCTCCCAGGCTGGCCTTCGACTCCTGGTGGATCGGGCCTTCTCAGATCGGTGGGAGCCAGGCCGAGCTGTCGATGAGCTTCCTCTCCGTTGGCGGAGGCAAGCGATTCAAGCTGGGCAAGTGGTCGCTTCTGAGCGTCAGGCCCCAGTTTCAGACCTTGTTCCTTGGGGGACCGCCGAAGCCGGGGCCGGACCTGCCCGAACAGGTTTACGCGCTCACGACCGATTTCCAGCTCGAGCAGCCGCTTTCGAGGAAATTCAGCATCACCATCGGAGCGACTCCTGGCCTCTACACGGATTGGGAAAATCTCTCGGGAGAGGCCGTTCGAGTACCCGCCCGTCTCTTTGGTTCTTACATATACAGTCCGAAGCTGATCCTGATCGGTGGCGTCGTGTACACCGCACAGCCCGAGATTCCGATCATTCCGGCCGCAGGCCTGATCTGGAAGCCATCGGAAACCTGGCGCGTCGACCTGATCGCGCCTCGGCCTCGCATCGTCTATCGATGGAGTGAACAGCTTCAGCTCTACGGCCAGTTCGCGTTCGACTCGAGCACCTACGCAATACAATCAGCCGGTCGCAACGACCTGCTCGAATACCGAGACTTCCGCGTCGCGATGGGTGCCGAGTGGACGACGACGCAGAAGATGCGCCTCTTCGGAGAGGTGGGAGCCGCCTTCGCCCGAGACCTCGACCTGATGTTCCAACGCGGCAACACGGTCGATCCTGGCATCTACCTGCGAGCGGGCTTCCGATTCTGA